The sequence below is a genomic window from Acanthochromis polyacanthus isolate Apoly-LR-REF ecotype Palm Island chromosome 14, KAUST_Apoly_ChrSc, whole genome shotgun sequence.
aaaaagcagctgagagatgccCCAGTGATGGGACTTCGGCTCTTTTtttagagagcttttggcacggcttccaaagaaaagccggttctttcggctcccaaacagctcctaatttattattctttgtagcctcatgtttttgcctaacctggcaaatatgaatcatttgtgttttgacaaactctttttcattcagtgtttttatgagaagccttataattgactcattttgtacatttgctctgttacaaaaacaggtattcttgcttttgtttattatttcaaccaaacttttttgcacaaaaaacaaatgaacaaacctctgcacatgaacccacagaaccagaacagaaacagaaccagactcagtattcaaacagtataaatgtcctcagagcaggctgacattcagaaaaatcagatggctgagcttggatgggctgatacatttcttctttcagtgaatatctgccatgtttttgagaaaattctctcagatggaagaagttgtctctcctccatcaccttcaccaggtggggcagactgaggccttgtcctgctccagctcagtgggttgtctgctggttggatgaggggttcctctagatatgatcctccattaccacatcagctgtaggatttctccttgcagcatctccggtagctcttccatcaaagatgctccacacagcagaagtttgaggttcctcctccacttggtctaatggtggaggtgtcagactgctgctgctgttgctgctgctcttattctctgaagtcaCTCATCAACAGttttgttgtcactgaaggcaagcttctttaatctaggatccagtaacatgttttctgctaggacagtgttaaattccatactccattaaatacgttaggagtcagctcttcagattcactacaaagcatcggctctgagagtcgtatcttttgtgccttatacacctagaggacagactgtggtcacatgctgtccatgtttggctcagcaaacagctgtaaggcagctttctcaactatgaacataatcaaaatatgttttgagaacggctcaaacaagcagcagcttattattattatctaacattatcacaagcctagtagtgtatataataaatactgtgcaaaaataaaaacgctatttaacgtaatttatcttttattacccATTTATCAGTAAGGCTTTTCTTTTGATAGGGAGTCCATTTGACCCGTGACGGTCAGGGGTCACGTgcttccgttttttcgttttgagacctgaaacgaaaaaacggaaaattgaaatccaaaaaacCAAATTCGGCCgtaatttgcttgtgttggtttcatttttggttttgaattgagaaaggaaaaaaccgttttttcgtttttggttgaaaatgaaaaaatgaaaattgagccgtttttccctttttcgtttgctggtttggtcagaaaaacagattatactttTGGCCCCTGACCGATGTTGAGAAAAATATTCCCAAGTACGTTACCAGTGCAACTAATTATGGAAAttattttaagaacatttgaaAGTCTTTAAATAACTTTATCCCACCTTTAAGAAGAAGATTGGGGGAACTTAAAAAAGATCTTCCAGTGAAAAACATTCCttgaactttgcagaactttacCAAAATGTTCTTGGAGCCAAAAAATGTAGCTGATTAATAATACATTCATGTCtttcatgtcttatttttagctTTGTTTGCATTTACTGCTCGTGAATTTTTGTCAGTAATAAAAGATGATTGTCGGTGAAGATGCTTCACTCGGCAGCTTTTTCATGACACCAGCGTCAGGAGTTCCTGACGTCACCCCTCGTAAACCAAAGGTCCAGCCTTCACTGTGGCTCCACTCGAACTTCTCCTCCGCGCAGCCGTGGGGCTTTTCTCTCGTTTCACCATGTCCACGGTTTACGCAGCGTCCGTCTCTGCTTTTGTCCTCTTTTTCAGCGTTTTTATTCTCGCTACAGAAGCGCAGACTCCTGCTCCAGCTCCGGGTaagatttctgattttttttcttttcctttgagCTGCTGAGCTTTGTTTAGTTTTGCCACAGTCCGATCAGGAGGCTGTCACATGACACCAGCCAAATGGATTTACAGTAGTTATAGAGGCAGAGACAACCATCGTGTCTCTCCTGTTGAGTTTCTTAATACACATTTGTTTTATATCACAGTAAACAAACTTTACACTAGTTTTCTCTTGTGTGTCCTTCTCAGTTCCTTGTGCTGACAGATCCAACCGCAGCTGCTCTGAATGCCTGCAGAATGTGACAGTAAGTTCCAGATGAATACAGTCGCTGCAGCTGTGTGACTGCTGTGCTGCCATAAACACCAAAGATAAGACACTCAGTTTGgggctgtttttgttgcagtgttTGTGGTGCACGTCGAACGAGCGATGCGTTGACTACCCAGTGAGGAACATCCTGCCCTCCAACAGTCTTTGTCCCCTGAATGATGCGCGATGGGGCGTGTGCTGGGGTAAGACTGGCCAAACATAACCGTTAATGTCAGATCATAATAAACCCAGCAAGTGTTCAGATGTGAAATGTGTGTACATCAGAGTTTCAGGTATAAACATGTGGTAAAACTTAAGCTGCAGCTGGTTTGATGGTCAATTAATGATGTAATTGTTATTCTCTAGTTACAGCTTCTTGGTTGTagtaattttttgcttttcacattAGCATTTATCTctattttccaacattttagaGGTCAAGCAGTCAGAAAATCtacagaaaaaatgtgttagattatttcagaacaaaaataattGTTAATTACAAAGCATTCCTGCTTAAATAATAGTCCTAAGACTGAATAATAATTCAGTCACTAATTTTAGTGCATGTTGTCTGTCGATAAACCATAACCAACCTCTAAATTAGTGACATTTCTTCGTCTACCACGAATCCCAAACACCAAGTAGTTCACTAGTTCACCTACAATGACATTTGTGTCCGCAAAACTCATGATTGGAGTCCTTTTGTTTGAaacatctctttgtgtttccgCATTTGATTTACAGTCAACTTCCAGATATTGATCATCACCATGTCGGTGCTGGCCGGTGTCATCATCATTGCCATTCTGgtttgctgcttctgctgctgcaagTGTGAACGAATGGGGTGAGCGTTGAGTCACACCAAGTGCTGGCTGTGAAATCTGGTTCAACActgatgcaggaggaggaggaggaagaggaggaggaggggacaCAATGGGTTGTTATTATGTCAGGCCAGGCTGATACCACTATCTCCAAAAGCCTGCCAGAATTTGTGGCAATATCTTCGCCCTTTTTATTAGGATGTGCTCCATGGCCTTCTAATCATGGTCAATTTAGAAGAGAGGCAACATTCTTCATTCTTAATTTGTAGAACAGTAAACGTAAACtatttccatttccattttatgcACTGATTATTGATAATTCCACCTTAAGTACATCTTGTGTGGATGTTGGCTGTAAAGAATAGAGCATATTTGAAATCCGGGtgataaattatatttattaagGTAGcactgaatgaaatgaaaatccTTATATCAGTATTAGAAAGATTGCCTACCAAGgagacactttaaaaaaaaaaaagttcttaaCCTCAGTATCTGAATATGTGGAAGGTCACAGTATCCTAATCTGAGGCACTTATTCCTCAAATCTGTCTACTGAAGAGAAAAATAACTGGCTGCATTTATCATGAACTGTTCTCCTTCAGTGATATCAGCACAGTGAGCAGCAGACAATCATGCAAATATGACCTTAAAGCCACAATTACTTATCATCATTAGAAAACAATTATGTAAACTAGTAAAAGAATATGTGGCAAttacaaattacagaaaaattaaTGAAGATTTTACATAAATTACACCAATACTCCATATTGTAAAAGCAAATTGACACTAACTGTTGGTGTATGTGCAGTTAATGAGGCTGTGTCCAGAAATTCATCAAATTTGCTTTGAAATTGGTCACTAAATGCCATCCATAGTGTGTTGTCCTGTTGAGCTtaatcctctatgttttatttaaagccTCCAGACAACCTCACCTGAATGAAATGGATAAAGGAAAACTCTCTGTATACATTAATCTGTCTTATAATGTTAGCTTTTCCcattggaaaaacacacacatgttctcCAAAGAGACATTTATGTGGTTTCTctctgtggatttctgtcataaATTTTATTGGAGTGGATTATGCTGAAACTATATTAAAAGGTTTTGAAACTTTAAGGTTCAAATGATCCCCAAAGGATTCATGTCCACTAACATTGGGATCATCTGTTAGTCTGAATATTTGCTTTGTTGGTGTGGTTCATCCAGTGTCTGGGTAATGTGccattaaatgtgaaaataaagtgAGAAAGAAGGGAATTTAATTTGAGTTTTTACGTGAATAGGAGGCAGATTATTGAACTGCATTCAATTTCAGTGCAccgtatttttttaaatgtagtggGCACATCCCACTTTGTGTCTTGCAATGTAAGAATTTTTGTGCCAGAAATATAGCTGTGATGAATGTTGATGTAAATGCAAATCCATCTATTGTAGGAACAGGAAGGAAGATGCAAGAGTGGAGCGACAGACTCGAGCGAGGAAGGCCCATCAGAAAGCGAGGTGAATGGCTGTTGAGTAGGTGTCTGACAAGAGCCAATTAAACCCAGAAAACAAATGTAATTCCTTCATAGTTTGTTACTGTCATCATAACAATACCCATCATCTAACACAGACGGGCGCTGGGGGAGGGTCTCTCCTACGCCGCATGTTTTtgactgtatttattcattaattaatTCATCCATTATGCAGATTGTTTGTTAAATGTGCATCATTTTGGCTGAGAATAGTTAAAGATAAATCTAAATATACAAAGCCCATGGTTTTTGTTTGACGGAAGTGAAATTGTGGTAGATATTGGTGGATATTTTCACCACATCAAAGCCGTACTTTGTGTTGATCCTGAAGCCATAATTCAAACAGTGTAGGCGTGAGTGCTGCCAGTGTTCTCTGTTGTCTAACaatttgtcttttgtttgtggCCCTCAGGAGAACAGAAATGCAGCTGAGGCATGAtgaaatcagacagaaatatgGTGAGACTCATTTCTTGTTTGTGCAGTTTGAGTGGGTTAATAAATGTGCATTTGTAATATCAAAGAGGGTTGTTTTGACAATGCTCAGTTTGCATGCGCAGTGGTCAGACAGCTAAAAAATAAGTAAGAACTGTGACTGAAAACCGGTAGAGGACAGATAAGATacataaaatgagataaaattaatgaaatgCAAGCAGAAGAGGAAAGGACACAACATTTTAAAGTCTAAATAATTCAAAGGAAATAAGCAAGATGGGACAAAATGATGCGACAGTGACATCTACTGGTTGAAATGTACACTGTTCACTACAGATAAAATCCGTTTTAAATCAAAGTCACTGATTCTTTGTGGACTTGGATTTTGAAAATATGTTACTTGCTTTTAGCCAATGATTCCAAATGTATGCAAACTCACCTGAATAATTTATTTTCGTAATTCCTCTCAGTTGTATTGATCACAATATTTGTCCTCTGTTGTTCTTTTCAGGCCTGGCAAAGGATAATCCATACGCCCGTATGGACGATCATTAGGAAGAACCTCAGCGATGGTTACTTCAAATGATCTTTTTGATGCCAGTAACAGTGAGACGCAGCGTGCCAGTAGCTTATTATAAACTGTGATTATCCGGATTGATTTAGATGTGacagtgtttgcaaaaaaaCTTTCTTTACCTAATGtccctctttttaaaaaaacatgcagctctCTTTGGTTTTCAGATTAATATTTTTTGCCCTTAACTGGATTTATAACCCAATATTGTTTTCTGTCCACACACAAAACTGGATCAGGATGAAGACATCGTCCGCCACTATCCAAACATTTTGTATTAGTTGGAACAAACTGATCAACTCTTTTGATGCTTCTTTCATAACCAGCATATTCACTTTTATATTACATTTGCAATGAACTTTCTTTTCCTGTCGTTGATGTCTAAAGATCAATGTGTATCTTTTTTTCTATAAAAGGTTAATGTaacagatttttacttttttccaatTTTAGCTTTTGATAAATATAAGAATTTGTTTCATAACTGTGTCGGATAAAGGAAATGTGTGCATCGAAACTACATGTGGATCGACTGAATTTTGTGcagcaattaaaaacaaatgaatttcAAAATTTAACGAATGAGAAATTATTgttctatttcatttttatttgtgacTGTGATACAAACACAAGTATAGAATGCAGATTGAGCAACTTAAGTACATATGCGGTTtgacaaaagaaaatacaaacattcaaAAAGAGAGGCAAAATAGGGGAAGCAAAAATCTTACAATGAAATCAGTTTTATCACTTTGTTTATGTATCAATGGCATTGTGGAAGCACTTTTCTAGCTGTTTCACACTTCACATATGAAGCAATCTTTCCTGAATCTCAATCTCCTTCCAGTTTCTGTTCCTCACATTATTTAGTCATCATGGCTTTCTGGCTCAGGGCTTTAATGATGGAGGAAAAACTGCTGATATGCTACAGTATTCTAAAGACATCCATGACATTACTCTGACTCTTTAATAAAGTGTATTTGGATTTCAGGGCATTTCTTCCACATAGAAGAAATCATAAACACTCAGGTCACATCTAATACATgaaattgtatatttttttatcagCTGTAGATGCTGTATGCTGCAGACATATTTTATAAAGCTCTCTATTTTCAGTAAAATGCAGCTGCAAAGGTCTAGATGTTGCATCATAaaacatttacattattttatgttgCTTAGCCCAAAATCATTTCAATTTGTAATAGGTGCATGTGAAAATGGACCGTataataaaacagttttcattATGGTAAGATAAAAACAAgcaatgaattaattaattacctATCCGGTTCATAAGTTTGATTCAAAGCCTCTGAGGCCTGAACTAATGGGTTGCTTAGCAGAAGGGCCCTTTTGTTTGACCTATATCACGGGAGCGCGCAAAGGATCTTACGCGCTCACGTATCCGCGGCCCCGAGGAAAAGTGGTACACGTGACCGTTTTGGTcgaattacattttaaatttcagtgCGCGCTCCTCTTCCAAACCAGAGAGCCAGAGGAGCTGGTAACCCGCTTCACTATCCACAGCCTGCCTCCACGCTACGAACAAACACCTGAGAACACCGCAGAATGTCTGAAGAAAAGCCAAAGGTCAGTACCGTGTTTGGACCGAGATACACCTCGTTATGGTCACCTTTTAGGCGCTAATGATGTCAGTTGCAGGTTATCGTTAGCCCGGTGTGCTAAGCTAGCCCTGCTCCCAGGCTACAGTCTCCCCATTTGAGCGGGTAGACGGAAACAAAGGTGGAACGATTTGCGGATATTTTGGCTTTAGGCGCACACTTGTATGTCTGTATTGGTTATACATAGCCAATATTTGCTGTTGTAACTCACTGGTTTACCCTTCATTTAAACTATGTTTGCTAATGTCGGCATCAGAGATTACCTGTGAAATGaatgatttgtgtttttccctATCATTTGCGCCATTGTGGCTTTCTGCGCCAGTTTAACACTGGACTAGCTTGCGAAGCTAACCACCGGGAGAACCTGAAAGAGTATGTATGTTTGTAGTGTTTTGGATGGATAAACCAGAATCCACAGTACGCTAATTTCTCCACTTAGTAGCTAACTCGGATTAGCTGCTGTTGTATTTAACCAATTAATGCTATACTACCGGTTACCGGTGTTCTGCTAAAAAGTGATCGTCCGCAAAGAACTGACTGCCGTCCGTAGAGCTAATTATCCTCATGGCTCTGCCTTATTTTACCTGCTCTGTGCGCTTAATTATAACCAATCCAGTTGTTTTAACCGGGTGAATTAGCTTTAAAGGGCCAGTTCACCTCATAATGCAGGTATCCACTTGCTAAAAAAATGGCTGTAGCCCCACAAATATTAGCAAAATGACTTGATATTATTCATGAGGGATATATTTTAAAGCATGTAGCCCATATGATGACTGCAAAAGAGAtcatttctatatttatttaaataatttagtTGTCTAAACAAGGGTATTGGATATACCAAACATATTTTTGTGATAACCACAGATAttaaattgtgtgttttcaggctgTGACTGGTGCAGATCAAAGTAATTGTAGACTACTAAAGACTGATTTAGGCAGCTTTTATATAAAACTCACAATCAGGCTCTGGCAGACAATCATTTTTGATACATGTATGTTGCCTCTGCTGATGATGGTTTTTGTTGCAGGAGGGAGTGAAGACGGAGAACGACCACATTAACCTCAAGGTAGCTGGTCAGGATGGGTCAGTCGTACAGTTCAAAATCAAAAGGCACACTCCGCTCAGCAAACTAATGAAGGCGTACTGCGAAAGACAGGTAAGTTCATGCTGGAATACAAACTacacattcactgtggcgaTGGTGGACTTCTGAGCTCATTACTTCCATTATGGTGATCATTATATTGTTTTGCAAATGGTTATCTGGATAGAGAATCTCAGTAAAAtgccttttctttctgttctgttaCAGGGTTTGTCAATTCGTCAGATAAGGTTTAGGTTTGATGGACAGCCAATTAATGAGACAGACACACCTGCACAGGTTggtgaaacacaacataccatgCTGTACAAATAGTACATTTAGTCTCATCTATTGCACAGTTATTGTGTAGCATTCAAGAGACGCACAATAATGATTGCATTTATTTCCTCATGTTAGCATAAAATTGCCGATGAAATTAAGAATAATCATTCAGCTTTAATGCCGCTTTCAGTTAAACTTCTATTAATCACCATTTCACCAAGTAGCAAACACTGTGGCGTTCAATCCAGCAGCTCGCACACAAGCTGAACATTTCTAGACTACATTGGTAAACATTCTGCTCCATGATTCATGTAAAGTTAATGGTACTTACTTAGTTTGCTGTTGTTCATAATATCTTAAGTAAACTGGTTGGGAATAACACACGACAGCCTCAAATACGCATCTGgtatttgtctttgtttattgTGTGGATGTGTGCAGTTGAGCTGTCCTGATTTTGTAAATATTCGCATGCTGCCTCctgttagaaaaaaaatgtcttgctGTCAGTCATGATGACTCTTGAGCTGCATCTGGTGTTGTGAGCACTGGAACGCTGTGACATGGACTTtgttaaaaatagaaatttatGACCTCTGACATAAGTCGAGCCCAGCACGTAGCTGCATCTTAATTACTGTCAACTTGTTTGTTTGCATTAAACAAGGTTGCTAACACATGATTTGAGATGATTACTACAGAGCCAGCTACTTGCTCCAATCACTGAGAAAAACAATGATATAAAACTAGAAAAATAGTTCAGTATAAATGAGTCTTGTTTAAATCTTTTCAATGTTGCTGAGGTTGAGGGTTGTTTGGGACTATTTAAACCTCATCTCATCTCTCAAATTAAATAGACGCACCTGTTTCGTTGAATGAAACAATATGTCTCCTGCTTCTTTAGCCTGCTCTATAGCAACTGCTGACAGATATTCAGAAATAAAACTGGTACTCCACACAACCCACTTCCTAGTTTGTTCTGGCATAGTAACAATGGCAGTACCGTAGGGTTAGGTTGATGTCAACCTTTTTTCACCTGGATACTGCTATTTTTATCCAAGATTTTGTGCTCCTGGCCTTAGTGGCTGAGATCACTTGTGGGATTTTGTGATGATGCATTGTGCTGTAATAA
It includes:
- the pttg1ipb gene encoding PTTG1 interacting protein b, with amino-acid sequence MSTVYAASVSAFVLFFSVFILATEAQTPAPAPVPCADRSNRSCSECLQNVTCLWCTSNERCVDYPVRNILPSNSLCPLNDARWGVCWVNFQILIITMSVLAGVIIIAILVCCFCCCKCERMGNRKEDARVERQTRARKAHQKARRTEMQLRHDEIRQKYGLAKDNPYARMDDH
- the sumo3b gene encoding small ubiquitin-related modifier 3; amino-acid sequence: MSEEKPKEGVKTENDHINLKVAGQDGSVVQFKIKRHTPLSKLMKAYCERQGLSIRQIRFRFDGQPINETDTPAQLEMEDEDTIDVFQQQTGGVHS